A portion of the Mycoplasma sp. (ex Biomphalaria glabrata) genome contains these proteins:
- a CDS encoding type Z 30S ribosomal protein S14 codes for MARKALVVKSKKQAKFSSREYTRCEICGRPHSVLKKFKICRICFRKMAYKGEIPGVKKSSW; via the coding sequence ATGGCAAGAAAAGCATTAGTTGTAAAATCAAAAAAACAAGCAAAATTTAGTTCACGCGAATATACAAGATGTGAAATCTGTGGAAGACCGCACTCAGTTTTGAAAAAATTTAAAATATGTCGTATATGTTTTAGAAAAATGGCTTACAAAGGTGAGATACCTGGCGTAAAAAAATCAAGTTGATAA
- the secY gene encoding preprotein translocase subunit SecY, whose protein sequence is MSDRLTMVQTIKYMLNSKELYKKLLFTIGILILFRLGSNLTIPGVTAQANDTSNPLAALMGGKNGNDLLSVLGMLGGGGLRRFSIFALGISPYIMSTIIVQLLSSDVIPSWTHLNKSGEAGRKRLDFYGRIMTFFIAIAQGYAFTATLQSSNAISFTKDNGLFTSFYVVMVLVGGSYLSLWFGDRITKSGLGNGVSLLIFSGIVANLPWNFFEIFQNAINPTGPLVYIFKGILDSIFCVLIFIVLTVATVYLSQSLRKIPVQNLGAGLALKNEEISYLPLRVNSAGVIPVIFSSAILTTPITITQFISNDEVKSVITTIFSTSQPFGMFLYFALTFAFTYFYSHITVNSEDIAENFRKNGTFIPGINPGKDTENYLKTTLNRLNFIGGFTLAVIAVFPYIMAKVLNIPSQIAMGGTGLIILVGVAIDTLTQIQGRIRQKSYSEFKSQTIFLDDIRNANVMNQENKKFEIIQDGYSKNNDPNSGEFGGWLW, encoded by the coding sequence GTGTCTGATAGATTAACCATGGTCCAAACGATCAAATATATGCTTAATTCAAAAGAGCTATATAAGAAGTTATTGTTCACTATTGGAATATTAATACTATTTCGTCTTGGTTCAAATTTAACAATTCCTGGAGTTACAGCTCAAGCAAATGATACAAGTAATCCGTTAGCTGCCTTAATGGGTGGGAAAAATGGGAACGATTTATTGAGCGTTTTGGGCATGCTTGGTGGTGGAGGTCTACGAAGATTTAGCATTTTCGCCTTAGGAATTTCGCCATACATTATGTCAACGATTATTGTCCAATTGTTATCATCTGATGTTATTCCATCATGAACTCATTTAAATAAGTCTGGTGAAGCTGGTAGAAAACGTTTAGATTTTTATGGGCGTATTATGACATTTTTTATAGCTATTGCACAGGGATATGCTTTTACAGCAACATTGCAATCGTCAAATGCTATTTCTTTTACTAAAGATAATGGTTTATTTACATCTTTTTACGTAGTTATGGTGTTAGTAGGAGGAAGTTACTTATCACTATGATTTGGTGATAGAATTACTAAAAGTGGTTTGGGTAACGGAGTTTCATTATTAATTTTTTCTGGAATTGTTGCTAATTTACCTTGAAATTTTTTCGAAATATTCCAAAACGCCATTAACCCAACTGGACCATTAGTTTACATTTTTAAAGGGATTTTGGATTCGATATTCTGTGTGTTAATTTTTATTGTTCTAACGGTCGCAACGGTTTATTTGTCGCAATCATTACGAAAAATTCCTGTGCAAAACTTAGGAGCCGGATTGGCGTTAAAAAATGAGGAAATTTCATATCTACCATTAAGAGTTAACTCCGCAGGAGTTATTCCAGTTATTTTTTCTTCTGCTATTTTAACAACACCAATTACAATTACTCAATTTATTTCAAATGATGAAGTAAAAAGTGTTATTACAACAATATTTTCAACTTCTCAACCCTTTGGAATGTTCTTATATTTCGCATTAACTTTTGCTTTTACATATTTTTACTCACACATTACTGTTAATTCAGAAGATATAGCTGAGAATTTCCGTAAAAATGGAACATTTATTCCAGGTATTAATCCTGGTAAGGATACCGAGAATTATTTGAAAACAACATTAAACCGTCTAAATTTTATTGGAGGGTTTACCTTAGCCGTTATTGCAGTTTTTCCATACATTATGGCTAAAGTTTTAAATATTCCATCACAAATTGCTATGGGTGGTACAGGATTAATTATTTTAGTTGGTGTTGCTATTGACACACTGACTCAAATTCAGGGAAGAATTCGTCAAAAATCATATTCTGAATTTAAAAGTCAAACTATATTCTTGGATGATATTCGTAATGCTAATGTTATGAATCAAGAAAATAAAAAATTTGAAATCATTCAAGATGGTTACTCAAAAAATAATGATCCAAATTCAGGAGAATTTGGTGGATGATTGTGGTAG
- the rpsQ gene encoding 30S ribosomal protein S17 encodes MTKTTDSSVRSKRKSLIGVVVSNKMAKTATVLVETYKKHPIYKKELNILKNIMLTMKIK; translated from the coding sequence ATGACTAAAACAACTGACTCAAGTGTAAGATCAAAGAGAAAATCATTGATTGGTGTTGTAGTGAGCAATAAAATGGCTAAAACAGCAACTGTTTTAGTTGAAACTTACAAAAAACACCCAATTTACAAAAAAGAATTAAATATTCTAAAAAATATCATGCTCACGATGAAAATCAAGTAG
- the rplR gene encoding 50S ribosomal protein L18, whose protein sequence is MLGKNITNQRRRHLRLRKRLIGTSNQPRLCVTVSNKYISAQIIDDSNHHTLAFATTQTMELANKNNIEAATKLGEVLANRAKEKNITSIIFDRAGRKYHGKVQAFADACRANGLIF, encoded by the coding sequence ATGTTAGGTAAAAATATAACAAATCAAAGAAGAAGACATTTAAGACTTCGCAAAAGATTAATAGGTACTTCAAATCAACCTAGATTATGCGTGACTGTTTCAAATAAATACATTTCAGCACAAATCATCGATGATAGTAATCACCATACATTAGCGTTTGCTACAACACAAACAATGGAACTTGCAAATAAAAATAACATTGAAGCAGCAACTAAGTTAGGTGAAGTGCTAGCTAATAGAGCAAAAGAAAAAAACATTACATCAATAATTTTTGATAGAGCAGGTAGAAAATACCATGGTAAAGTACAAGCTTTTGCTGATGCATGTAGAGCTAACGGATTAATTTTTTAG
- the rplF gene encoding 50S ribosomal protein L6 — MSKIGAKPIKIPNGVTITQSGNLFVVQGPKGKIEKSLINVTMEIKEEQLHLTPNNNITKPSMFWGTASSIIRGMIEGVTNGFIKELNIVGVGYKAAVAGKNLNLALGFSHPVNLPIPTGITVETPKPTIIIIKGIDKEQVGQFAALIRSYKMPEPYLGKGILYKDEKIIRKAGKAAGK; from the coding sequence ATGTCAAAAATCGGAGCTAAACCAATTAAAATACCAAACGGAGTAACAATTACTCAATCAGGAAATCTATTTGTTGTTCAAGGACCAAAAGGAAAAATTGAAAAATCTTTAATTAACGTAACTATGGAAATTAAAGAAGAACAATTACATTTAACTCCTAATAACAATATCACTAAACCATCTATGTTTTGAGGAACAGCTTCATCAATTATTAGAGGAATGATTGAAGGTGTTACAAATGGGTTTATAAAAGAACTAAATATTGTCGGAGTTGGTTACAAAGCAGCTGTTGCTGGGAAAAATTTAAATCTTGCCTTAGGTTTTTCACACCCAGTTAATTTACCAATCCCAACAGGAATAACGGTAGAAACACCAAAACCAACAATCATTATTATCAAAGGAATTGATAAAGAACAAGTTGGACAATTTGCAGCTTTAATTAGATCATATAAAATGCCAGAACCTTACTTAGGTAAAGGAATCTTGTACAAAGATGAGAAAATTATTAGAAAAGCTGGAAAAGCAGCTGGTAAATAG
- the rpsH gene encoding 30S ribosomal protein S8 yields the protein MMTDPIADMLTRIRNANKAHITTLSMDNSKIKKEIARILHEEGFITSFDVKKEENSPKEILNIELKYNDKNGVIKGIKRISKPGLRVYTNSKEMPKVLSGLGVAIVSTSKGIMTGKQAKTQNLGGEVLVFVW from the coding sequence ATGATGACAGATCCAATCGCAGATATGCTGACGAGAATTAGAAATGCAAATAAAGCACACATCACGACTTTGAGCATGGATAATTCAAAAATCAAAAAAGAAATCGCAAGAATTTTACATGAAGAAGGTTTCATTACTAGTTTTGATGTAAAAAAAGAAGAAAATTCACCAAAAGAAATTTTGAACATTGAATTAAAATATAACGACAAAAACGGTGTTATTAAAGGCATCAAAAGAATTTCAAAACCAGGTTTAAGAGTTTATACAAACTCTAAGGAAATGCCAAAGGTTTTATCAGGCTTAGGAGTGGCAATTGTGTCAACTTCTAAAGGAATTATGACAGGAAAACAAGCTAAAACGCAAAACTTAGGTGGCGAAGTTTTAGTGTTTGTTTGATAG
- the rplN gene encoding 50S ribosomal protein L14, with translation MVQQESRLKVADNSGAKELSVIRCLGGSHRRYAFVGDIVVCSVKDAIPNGQVKKGQVVKAVIVRTKQGIKRQTGETLKFDENAAVIIREDLSPRGTRIFGPIARELRDKGFMKIISLALEVL, from the coding sequence ATGGTACAACAAGAATCGAGATTAAAAGTAGCGGATAATAGTGGTGCTAAAGAACTATCTGTAATTCGTTGTTTGGGTGGATCACATAGACGTTATGCGTTTGTTGGAGACATTGTAGTTTGTTCAGTGAAAGATGCTATTCCAAATGGCCAAGTTAAAAAAGGTCAAGTTGTTAAAGCAGTTATTGTTCGTACAAAACAAGGAATTAAAAGACAAACTGGAGAAACATTAAAGTTCGATGAAAATGCAGCTGTAATCATTCGTGAAGACTTAAGTCCAAGAGGAACGCGTATTTTCGGACCAATAGCAAGGGAACTAAGAGATAAAGGATTTATGAAAATAATTTCTCTAGCTTTAGAGGTTCTATAG
- the rplX gene encoding 50S ribosomal protein L24 — protein MKIKKGDKVKVITGKDRGKEGTVIKSFPSENRIKVEGINIVTKHIKPSQKNQEGGIVKVEGKINVSNVMFLDSKAKGTKTSRIGYRLEDDRKVRFSKKTGNKIGA, from the coding sequence ATGAAAATTAAAAAAGGCGATAAAGTAAAAGTTATCACAGGAAAAGATAGAGGTAAAGAAGGTACTGTTATTAAGTCATTTCCAAGTGAAAACCGCATTAAAGTTGAAGGTATTAACATTGTTACAAAACACATTAAACCAAGTCAAAAAAACCAAGAAGGTGGAATTGTTAAGGTTGAAGGAAAAATTAACGTTTCTAATGTAATGTTTTTAGATTCAAAAGCTAAAGGAACTAAAACTTCAAGAATCGGTTACCGTTTAGAAGATGACAGAAAAGTAAGATTTTCGAAAAAAACAGGGAATAAAATAGGTGCTTAA
- a CDS encoding small ribosomal subunit protein uS17 → MQKTPNLQKRIKYSKKYHAHDENQVAKIGDWVKISETRPISATKRFYVVEVVKHVEDIK, encoded by the coding sequence TTACAAAAAACACCCAATTTACAAAAAAGAATTAAATATTCTAAAAAATATCATGCTCACGATGAAAATCAAGTAGCAAAAATCGGAGATTGAGTAAAGATTTCTGAAACAAGACCAATCTCAGCAACTAAAAGATTTTATGTTGTTGAAGTTGTAAAACACGTCGAAGACATTAAATAG
- the rplE gene encoding 50S ribosomal protein L5, translated as MNLKDKYTQVIAKELFTEFKYKSPMQVPKLEKIVINIGAGDAAANQKIMDNVVEELQSITGQKPVVTKSKKSIASFKLREDMKIGCKVTLRNKKMYDFLDKLINIALPRVRDFQGISSTAFDGHGNYTLGIKEQIIFPEIDYDKVTRLRGMDIVFVTSAKTNEEGKALLKKLGLPFKDKH; from the coding sequence ATGAATTTAAAAGATAAATATACACAAGTAATTGCAAAAGAATTATTTACTGAATTTAAATATAAATCACCAATGCAAGTTCCAAAATTAGAAAAAATTGTTATTAATATTGGAGCTGGAGATGCTGCTGCAAATCAAAAAATAATGGATAACGTTGTTGAAGAACTACAAAGCATTACTGGTCAAAAACCTGTTGTTACTAAGTCAAAAAAATCAATTGCTTCTTTTAAATTAAGAGAAGATATGAAAATTGGATGCAAAGTAACTTTAAGAAATAAAAAAATGTATGATTTTTTAGATAAATTAATCAACATTGCATTACCGAGGGTAAGAGATTTTCAAGGAATCTCAAGTACAGCATTTGATGGACATGGAAATTACACTTTAGGTATTAAGGAACAAATCATTTTCCCTGAAATCGATTACGACAAGGTAACGCGTTTAAGAGGAATGGATATTGTTTTCGTTACTTCAGCAAAAACAAATGAAGAAGGTAAAGCTTTATTAAAAAAATTAGGTTTACCGTTTAAAGATAAACACTAA
- the rpsE gene encoding 30S ribosomal protein S5 yields the protein MEDIKQKQQTINENSKETKPFVKKTDRPGGPRKPGMRPRKEFSTDLVFEIIKIKKVTKVVKGGRRYRFSVIVVGGDKKGRVGYGTGKAFEVPDAIKKAKKEVLKNMIRVPLTKETQTIAHEIIGHKGASQVLLKPATEGTGIVAGGSIRIFLELGGVRNIYSKSFGARSELNMILATIDGIKNLRTKQQISKSRDKKVAEIMFN from the coding sequence ATGGAAGATATTAAACAAAAACAACAAACAATAAACGAAAACTCAAAAGAAACAAAACCTTTTGTTAAAAAAACTGATCGTCCAGGTGGTCCAAGAAAACCGGGAATGCGTCCAAGAAAAGAATTTTCAACTGATTTAGTTTTTGAAATAATTAAAATTAAAAAAGTTACTAAAGTTGTAAAAGGTGGTAGAAGATACCGTTTTAGTGTGATCGTTGTTGGTGGAGATAAAAAGGGTCGTGTTGGATACGGTACCGGAAAAGCGTTTGAAGTTCCAGATGCTATTAAAAAAGCCAAAAAAGAAGTATTAAAAAACATGATTAGAGTTCCTTTAACAAAAGAAACACAAACAATAGCTCACGAAATCATTGGTCACAAAGGTGCTTCACAAGTGCTATTAAAACCAGCTACAGAAGGAACTGGAATTGTTGCTGGTGGATCTATCCGTATTTTCTTAGAATTAGGCGGAGTTAGAAATATCTATAGTAAATCATTTGGAGCTAGATCAGAATTAAATATGATTTTAGCAACAATTGATGGAATCAAAAATCTAAGAACAAAACAACAAATTTCTAAGAGTCGCGATAAAAAAGTGGCAGAAATTATGTTTAACTAA
- the rplO gene encoding 50S ribosomal protein L15: protein MKLNDIQAQKGSRHTKKTLGRGIGSGLGKTSGRGHKGQGSRKSGNVRIGFEGGQTPLYRRIPKRGFTNFTKKDFLIINVGLLNALEIEGEITLEILVEAGVIKAPKNNQYLKVLGEGDVTKPLVVKASAFTKQAKEKIEAANGQAIVI, encoded by the coding sequence ATGAAACTAAACGATATACAAGCTCAAAAAGGTTCTCGTCATACTAAAAAAACATTAGGTCGTGGTATTGGGTCAGGTCTTGGAAAAACTTCAGGACGTGGACACAAAGGTCAAGGTTCTAGAAAAAGTGGAAACGTTAGAATTGGTTTTGAAGGTGGACAAACTCCTTTATATAGAAGAATTCCGAAACGTGGGTTTACAAACTTTACTAAAAAAGATTTTTTAATTATTAATGTTGGTTTATTAAACGCATTAGAAATTGAAGGCGAAATTACACTAGAAATTTTGGTTGAAGCTGGTGTTATTAAGGCTCCAAAGAATAATCAATACTTAAAAGTTTTAGGAGAAGGTGATGTAACAAAACCATTAGTGGTTAAGGCATCTGCTTTTACAAAACAAGCTAAAGAAAAAATTGAAGCAGCTAACGGACAAGCAATCGTAATTTAA
- the rpmC gene encoding 50S ribosomal protein L29 yields the protein MLDIRDIRKKDLTELQTQLTELKQKLFALRFQNSVGKLEHPGEIASLKKDIARILTVIHEQKMGINQNWQPKVIKTPKTEVENLDSVEVIAEEKTAKLDEVKEKTSKAKVAKAKTSGTKKSVSTAPKKSAIKNIKVDKTEEKLEVIHD from the coding sequence ATGTTAGATATTAGAGATATTAGAAAAAAAGACTTAACTGAGTTACAAACTCAATTAACAGAACTAAAACAAAAATTATTTGCTTTACGTTTTCAAAATTCAGTTGGTAAATTAGAACATCCTGGTGAAATTGCATCTCTTAAAAAAGATATTGCTCGTATTTTAACAGTGATTCATGAACAAAAAATGGGAATCAATCAAAATTGACAACCTAAAGTTATTAAAACACCAAAAACAGAAGTTGAAAATTTAGATAGTGTTGAAGTAATTGCTGAAGAAAAAACTGCAAAATTAGATGAAGTGAAAGAAAAAACGTCAAAAGCGAAAGTAGCAAAAGCTAAAACTTCAGGAACAAAGAAATCAGTTTCAACTGCTCCAAAGAAATCAGCTATTAAAAATATTAAAGTTGACAAAACAGAGGAAAAATTAGAGGTAATTCATGACTAA